The genomic stretch GAGAACATCACGGGGGAAAACGACGCGGCCATTTTCGATGTATATGTCGGTTTGGCCGAAGGCGCCGTTGCCGCTGATCACCCGGAGAACCGAGCAGGCGTTGTGTCGTTGTTCGGTATCAGCGAGTCGACCAACATTGCCAAGCCCCATGGCGGATCGGGCCTGAGCAAGGTGATCGAGATCACCGATACGATTGACCGGCTTCATCTGACAGGCGAGGCCAATCTGAATGCCTTGCCGGTATTGATCGTGCCGGTCAATGACGCGCGCGGGATATCGATCAAACGGGTCAGCATCTATCGTCAGTCGACCTGACGATGTCCGTGTCGGCACGGCTTCGAGAAGCAGGCCTTGACCCGCTTGCTTGCACGTTATGGAGTATCAGCCTCGTCGCATTCAGCGTCATTGCCCTCAGTGACAACGTCCACGCCGAACTGATGCTTCTGTGCCGTTCCAATCCCGGCCCGGTGTTCGCCGAGAGCCTGAGCTATCTGCATTTTTATTACTCAACCCTGGACCTCGCCGCGTTTGCGGCTGGCGTGACCTTGATGTTGGTGGCGATGATGACGCCCGCCTTGGCGGGGCCTGCGCTGCACCTGTGGTTTCGCTCGCTGTCGCGCCATCGCTGGCGAGCCATCGTGCTGTTCCTGCTGGGCTATTTGTGTGTGTGGCTGGCGGCCTGTGCGTTGCTTTTTGTCATCGCACTGCTGCTGGTTTCGCTCACGGATTCAGAGCTTGCGGCCGGGGTCATGGCGGTGGTTGGGTGGCTTATCTGGCAATTGAGTGTCATGCGTTCACGCTGTCTTGCGCGTTGCCATCAACAGCCCAGGCTCTCCGTTTTTGGCATGGCTGCGCTGGTCGATCCGTTGTGCTTTGGCGTAACACACGGGTTCTGGTGCGTCACGACGTGCTGGGCGCTGATGTTGATTCCGCTTTGCCTGCCTTACGCCCATTTGCCGGTCATGCTGGGCGGTGCCGTTCTGATCGCCTATGAGCGCGCAAGTGCTAACGGTCCAGCGTTTTCTCAGGTGACGGGCGCAATCCGTCGCGGTCTTGCGCCTCGTTGGAAGACCATCAGGCAGCGGCTGGCGGCTGCACCTGCAAATTCCCGTCCACATCCTTGACCAGTCCGCTGGCCAAAAACAGCGGCACCAGGCGCTTGTGCAGTTCGGGGGTGACAAACTCCTTGACGGTCGCCAGCGCCAGAGTCCCGTAAACCTCCAGTTCCGCTTTGGTATACGACAGCCAGGCCTTCTGATGTTGGCGTGGTCTTCTCGGCCGTGGCCGGTCGTGATCAGGTTCTGCGCGAAGACGCGCAATGGTATGTGAGAGATGATCGGGCAGGGCAGCAATACCGGGCTCGGGTAGTGGTGGATGCCACCGGTCGCAGGGCGATTCGGTACTCGCTTTCGATCCGCTTTCGTCGCAGGGGTTATTCCATGAGTTGGCCTCAGCAGAAA from Pseudomonas allokribbensis encodes the following:
- a CDS encoding DUF2182 domain-containing protein, which codes for MSVSARLREAGLDPLACTLWSISLVAFSVIALSDNVHAELMLLCRSNPGPVFAESLSYLHFYYSTLDLAAFAAGVTLMLVAMMTPALAGPALHLWFRSLSRHRWRAIVLFLLGYLCVWLAACALLFVIALLLVSLTDSELAAGVMAVVGWLIWQLSVMRSRCLARCHQQPRLSVFGMAALVDPLCFGVTHGFWCVTTCWALMLIPLCLPYAHLPVMLGGAVLIAYERASANGPAFSQVTGAIRRGLAPRWKTIRQRLAAAPANSRPHP